The Thermus brockianus genome window below encodes:
- the rny gene encoding ribonuclease Y: MSLLDLVLLALVLLLSAALFLKRKGEDRTGEEARRLLEAAKEEARTALEAARKEAKEILETARHEAKALREEAEARAKVLKEELEAELRRRAEAAEAEAKTRLAQLEERLKAEREELRAERERLRGLQEELKAERERLKEEREELRREAERLSKRGEALDARALKLDALEEALAQKEEALKAREAGLWEREKEIEKKLYEVAGLSPEEARRLILEKLDQELEEEKAQRVRAALEKARLEARREAQKILAQAMQRQASETAAQLAVSVVPIPSDAMKGRIIGREGRNIRTFEALTGVDLIIDDTPEAVLLSSFNPIRREIARMALEELLKDGRIHPSRIEEVVEKAKQEMKTFIYERGEEAALEAGVVGLKPGLIQLLGRLHFRSSYGQNVLKHSIQVAHLAGIMAAELGLDAVLAKRAGLLHDIGKSVDREVEGSHVEIGIALARRFGEPKEVIDGIAHHHDPENAETVYAVLVAAADALSAARPGARRESLEEYLQRLEALERIALSFPGVETAFAVQAGREVRVIVKPDKITDAKAVLLAREIASRIEREMNYPGQVQVTVVRESRAVEYAR; this comes from the coding sequence ATGAGCCTTCTGGACCTGGTGCTTTTGGCCCTGGTCCTCCTCCTTTCGGCGGCGCTTTTCCTAAAGCGTAAGGGCGAGGACCGCACGGGGGAGGAGGCGAGGCGCCTCCTCGAGGCCGCCAAGGAGGAGGCGAGAACGGCCCTGGAGGCGGCCCGGAAGGAGGCCAAGGAGATCCTGGAAACGGCCCGGCACGAGGCCAAGGCCCTAAGGGAGGAGGCGGAGGCCCGGGCCAAGGTTCTTAAGGAAGAGCTGGAGGCCGAGCTCAGGCGGCGGGCGGAGGCCGCCGAGGCCGAGGCCAAAACCCGCCTGGCCCAGCTGGAGGAGCGCCTAAAGGCCGAGCGGGAAGAGCTAAGGGCGGAAAGGGAGCGGCTTAGGGGCCTTCAGGAGGAGCTAAAAGCGGAAAGGGAGCGCCTTAAGGAGGAAAGGGAGGAGCTTCGCCGGGAGGCGGAAAGGCTTTCCAAGCGGGGCGAGGCCCTGGATGCCCGGGCCCTAAAGCTGGACGCCCTGGAGGAGGCCCTTGCCCAGAAGGAGGAGGCCCTCAAGGCCAGGGAAGCGGGGCTTTGGGAGCGGGAAAAGGAGATTGAGAAGAAGCTTTACGAGGTGGCGGGCCTCTCCCCGGAGGAGGCGCGCAGGCTCATCCTGGAAAAGCTAGACCAGGAGCTGGAGGAGGAGAAGGCCCAAAGGGTGCGGGCGGCTTTGGAGAAGGCCCGCCTCGAGGCCCGGCGGGAGGCGCAGAAAATCCTGGCCCAGGCCATGCAGCGCCAGGCCTCGGAAACCGCCGCCCAGCTGGCCGTTTCCGTGGTCCCCATCCCCTCCGATGCCATGAAGGGGCGCATCATCGGCCGGGAGGGGCGGAACATCCGCACCTTTGAGGCCCTCACGGGGGTGGACCTCATCATTGACGACACCCCGGAGGCGGTCCTCCTCTCCTCCTTCAACCCCATCCGCCGGGAGATCGCCCGCATGGCCCTGGAGGAGCTCTTAAAAGACGGCCGCATCCACCCAAGCCGCATTGAGGAGGTGGTGGAGAAGGCCAAGCAGGAGATGAAGACCTTCATCTACGAGAGGGGGGAGGAGGCGGCCTTGGAGGCCGGGGTGGTGGGGCTGAAGCCTGGCCTCATCCAGCTCCTGGGGCGGCTCCACTTCCGCTCCAGCTACGGCCAGAACGTCCTCAAGCACTCCATCCAGGTGGCCCACCTGGCGGGGATTATGGCGGCGGAGCTGGGCCTGGACGCCGTCTTGGCCAAGCGGGCCGGGCTCCTGCACGATATCGGCAAGAGCGTGGACCGGGAGGTGGAGGGGAGCCACGTGGAGATCGGCATCGCCTTGGCCCGGCGTTTCGGCGAGCCCAAGGAGGTCATTGACGGCATCGCCCACCACCACGACCCCGAAAACGCCGAGACGGTTTACGCCGTCTTGGTGGCCGCCGCCGACGCCCTTTCCGCCGCCCGCCCTGGGGCCAGGCGGGAAAGCCTGGAGGAGTACCTCCAGCGCCTCGAGGCCCTGGAGCGCATCGCCCTCTCCTTCCCCGGGGTGGAAACGGCCTTCGCCGTGCAGGCGGGGCGGGAGGTGCGGGTCATCGTCAAGCCGGACAAGATCACCGATGCCAAGGCGGTGCTCCTGGCCCGGGAGATCGCAAGCCGCATTGAGCGGGAGATGAACTACCCCGGCCAGGTCCAGGTAACCGTGGTGCGGGAGAGCCGGGCGGTGGAGTACGCCCGATAG
- the thpR gene encoding RNA 2',3'-cyclic phosphodiesterase, producing the protein MRLFYAVFLPEEVRRALVEAQEKVSRYKGWKEVAPHQLHLTLLFLGERPEGDLEDLLSLGHRLGRLYAPFPARIRGTGYFPNEGTPRVWFAKAEGEGFSLLAGALREGVAELLGEEALRAGGDKPFKPHITLARRKAPAPRVPPVVFGLEWPVTEFALVRSELRPKGPVYTILERFPLRGDHGREQEEGAGERPKDH; encoded by the coding sequence ATGAGGCTTTTCTACGCGGTCTTTCTTCCCGAGGAAGTGCGGCGGGCCCTGGTGGAGGCCCAGGAGAAGGTGTCCCGCTATAAGGGCTGGAAGGAGGTGGCGCCCCACCAGCTCCACCTCACCCTCCTTTTCCTGGGCGAGAGGCCGGAAGGGGACCTCGAGGACCTCCTTTCCCTAGGCCACCGCCTGGGGCGCCTCTATGCCCCTTTCCCTGCCCGCATCCGGGGCACGGGCTACTTCCCCAACGAGGGTACCCCCAGGGTCTGGTTCGCCAAGGCGGAGGGGGAAGGTTTTTCCCTCCTGGCGGGGGCCTTGAGGGAAGGGGTGGCGGAGCTTTTGGGGGAGGAGGCCCTCAGGGCGGGCGGGGACAAGCCCTTCAAGCCCCACATCACCCTGGCCCGGCGCAAGGCCCCCGCCCCGCGGGTGCCCCCGGTGGTCTTCGGCCTGGAGTGGCCGGTGACGGAGTTCGCCCTGGTGCGTTCCGAACTCAGGCCCAAGGGACCCGTGTATACCATTCTGGAAAGATTCCCTTTAAGAGGTGACCATGGACGAGAACAAGAGGAAGGCGCTGGAGAACGCCCTAAAGACCATTGA
- a CDS encoding CinA family nicotinamide mononucleotide deamidase-related protein: MERAELIGVGTELIYGETLDTNTAELARSLKPYALKVERTLRVVDEPEPLAKEVRAAWERARLVVLSGGLGPTPDDVTREAVALALGEPLELDEAMLAEIEAFFRARGRDMPAANRKQALKIPSATWLKNPVGTAPGWWLRKEGKDLVLLPGPPPEWRPMWREVLPKLSLPQRPYAERVFKTWGIGESDIVERLGELFVRGEEVEVGTYPKLHGVEVVVRGREDRVAELSERIKKKLLREIWGEGDLTLAEAVKRRMEREGATLATMESLTGGLLGAEITRVPGASRFYLGGVVSYSVGAKARFGVPEELLAKTVSAETAKAMAEAARSLFGATYALATTGVAGPDPLEGEPVGTVYVALAGPKGTEARRYRFPGDREAVRLRSVYAALALLLT; the protein is encoded by the coding sequence GTGGAGCGGGCAGAGCTCATCGGGGTAGGCACGGAACTCATCTACGGGGAAACCCTGGACACCAACACGGCGGAGCTGGCCAGGAGCCTCAAGCCCTACGCCCTCAAGGTGGAGAGGACCCTCCGGGTGGTGGACGAGCCCGAGCCCTTGGCCAAGGAGGTGCGGGCCGCTTGGGAAAGGGCGCGGCTTGTGGTCCTCTCGGGGGGGCTTGGCCCCACCCCGGACGACGTGACCCGGGAGGCGGTGGCCCTGGCCCTGGGGGAGCCCTTGGAGCTGGACGAGGCCATGCTGGCGGAGATTGAGGCCTTTTTCCGCGCCCGTGGGCGGGATATGCCCGCGGCGAACCGCAAGCAGGCCCTGAAGATTCCCTCGGCCACCTGGCTTAAAAACCCCGTGGGCACCGCCCCGGGTTGGTGGTTGCGCAAGGAGGGGAAGGACCTCGTCCTCCTCCCGGGGCCCCCTCCCGAGTGGCGGCCCATGTGGCGGGAGGTGCTTCCCAAGCTTTCCCTTCCCCAAAGGCCCTACGCCGAGCGGGTCTTCAAGACCTGGGGCATCGGGGAGTCGGACATCGTGGAGCGGCTTGGGGAGCTTTTTGTCCGGGGCGAGGAGGTGGAGGTGGGCACCTACCCCAAGCTCCACGGGGTGGAGGTGGTGGTCCGGGGCCGGGAGGACCGGGTGGCGGAGCTTTCGGAAAGGATTAAGAAAAAACTCTTACGGGAAATCTGGGGCGAAGGGGACCTGACCCTGGCCGAGGCGGTGAAACGGCGCATGGAGCGGGAAGGGGCCACCTTGGCCACCATGGAAAGCCTCACGGGGGGGCTTCTTGGGGCGGAGATCACCCGGGTTCCGGGGGCGAGCCGCTTCTACCTGGGGGGCGTGGTATCCTATTCTGTAGGGGCCAAGGCCCGCTTCGGTGTGCCTGAGGAGCTTTTGGCCAAGACGGTTTCCGCCGAAACGGCCAAGGCCATGGCGGAGGCCGCAAGGTCCCTTTTTGGCGCCACCTACGCCCTGGCCACCACGGGGGTGGCGGGGCCAGACCCCTTGGAGGGCGAGCCGGTGGGCACGGTCTACGTGGCCCTGGCGGGGCCTAAGGGGACGGAGGCCAGGCGCTACCGCTTTCCCGGCGACCGGGAGGCGGTGCGGCTTCGGAGCGTTTACGCCGCCTTGGCCCTTTTGCTGACATGA
- a CDS encoding YgfZ/GcvT domain-containing protein: MEALLAKALSGEGFFAFPGVLLVRGPDALSFLQGQCTRDLRRLAAPAGALFLNHKGQIEEAATVFPHEEGFLLAPWGTLEGLLKRLKRYIVFDQVALQELPLYRLVYTDGREAIGEKPEGAWPEELYPLYTLLKGLPLLSDIRGELPQSVGLLSLVDYGKGCYVGQEIMARTEGKAVPYRLVGLRAEVAGEAPAELLWQGKRVGEVKRLEATPFGPLGLGVVRQEVPFGAVVEGGGGRYLLSPLPFE, from the coding sequence ATGGAGGCCCTGTTGGCCAAGGCCCTTTCCGGGGAAGGCTTCTTCGCTTTTCCCGGTGTCCTCCTGGTGCGAGGGCCCGACGCCCTTTCCTTCCTCCAGGGGCAGTGCACCCGGGACCTGAGGCGCCTTGCCGCCCCCGCTGGGGCCCTATTCCTCAACCACAAGGGTCAGATAGAGGAGGCGGCCACGGTGTTCCCCCACGAAGAGGGCTTCCTCCTCGCCCCCTGGGGCACCCTGGAGGGGCTTCTGAAGCGGCTTAAGCGCTACATCGTCTTTGATCAGGTGGCGCTCCAAGAGCTTCCCCTTTACCGGTTGGTCTACACGGATGGACGGGAGGCGATAGGGGAAAAGCCCGAGGGGGCGTGGCCTGAAGAGCTTTACCCCCTCTACACCCTCCTCAAAGGCCTTCCCCTCCTCTCGGACATCCGCGGGGAACTCCCCCAGAGCGTGGGCCTCCTTTCCCTGGTGGACTACGGCAAGGGGTGCTACGTGGGCCAGGAGATCATGGCCCGCACCGAGGGCAAGGCGGTCCCTTACCGCCTGGTGGGCCTGCGGGCCGAGGTGGCGGGGGAGGCCCCGGCGGAGCTCCTTTGGCAGGGCAAGCGGGTAGGGGAGGTGAAGCGCCTCGAGGCCACCCCCTTTGGCCCCTTGGGCCTAGGGGTGGTGCGGCAGGAGGTGCCCTTCGGGGCGGTGGTGGAGGGGGGCGGGGGGCGGTACCTCCTCTCCCCCCTTCCCTTTGAGTGA